The following coding sequences are from one Kushneria phosphatilytica window:
- the cynS gene encoding cyanase: protein MDHMHAPLTEVLLEAKQEKGLTWAQIGEQIGMSPIWVASVAYGNNSAPPEKAQAIAEVLELDEETTRALSAYPTKRWEQTVPTDPLIYRFYEIMGVYGEATKDVIQEEFGDGIMSAIDFEMDVHRQQDPAGDRVVITLNGKFLPYRAW, encoded by the coding sequence ATGGACCACATGCATGCCCCACTGACCGAGGTTCTGCTGGAAGCCAAACAGGAGAAGGGGTTGACCTGGGCGCAAATCGGCGAGCAGATCGGCATGTCTCCGATCTGGGTCGCTTCGGTGGCCTATGGCAACAACAGTGCGCCCCCTGAAAAGGCGCAGGCCATTGCCGAAGTGCTCGAACTTGACGAGGAAACTACCCGGGCACTGAGCGCTTATCCCACCAAACGCTGGGAGCAGACTGTTCCCACCGACCCACTGATCTACCGCTTCTACGAGATCATGGGCGTGTACGGTGAAGCCACGAAGGATGTCATTCAGGAAGAATTCGGCGACGGTATCATGTCGGCCATCGATTTCGAGATGGACGTACATCGCCAGCAGGATCCGGCCGGCGACCGGGTCGTCATCACGCTCAATGGGAAATTCCTGCCCTATCGCGCCTGGTAG
- the glgB gene encoding 1,4-alpha-glucan branching protein GlgB, giving the protein MTMSRAERAAIDALAAGVHGDPGLWLGPHDNGDGVVIRTLFPGARAVEAIDPAGKFLADFEPVHETGVFRAHLKRHQPYRLRIHWSDESIQESEDPYAFGLRLGDLDLHLFNEGRHFELYRLFGAQPVHHEGVSGVHFAVWAPNARRVSVVGDFNGWDGRRHPMRYHATAGVWELFVPRLGVGELYKFELIGRNGGPPELRADPMARFCEQAPGSASIVVDNAPLTWQDAHWLQRRREMDWHHAPLSIYELHVGSWRRGEHGEVLDWDKLAARLIPWVADLGFTHVELLPITEHPFGGSWGYQPLGMFAPSSRYGSPAAFARFVDACHNAGLGVILDWVPAHFPADAHGLAQFDGTALYEYADPREGVHRDWNTLIYNFGRHEVRGFLIASALYWIERFHIDGLRVDAVASMLYRDYSRPDGEWVPNVHGGRENLEAVAFLRELNKVIGERCSGVMTIAEESTAWPGVTAPVAVGGLGFTFKWNMGWMHDTLHYVSRDPLYRRYHHHDIAFGLHYAFSEHYVLPLSHDEVVHGKGALLTKMPGDEWQQFAGLRAYLAFMWAHPGKKLLFMGAEIGQRHEWQHDSELDWYRLDEQGPRGLARALADLNRIYNEEPALHVGDGNPESFTWVVSDDADNSVFAFLRSGEAGTAPLLVIVNFTPCARYNYRVGVPALSSWWEIFNSDSRFYAGSDLGNGSALHARPTPSHGYTASLELTLPPLGTLYLRQGDWPI; this is encoded by the coding sequence ATGACGATGAGTCGCGCAGAGCGAGCGGCCATCGACGCCCTGGCGGCGGGTGTCCATGGCGATCCGGGCCTGTGGCTGGGGCCGCATGATAACGGAGACGGCGTGGTTATCCGCACGCTGTTTCCGGGCGCCCGGGCGGTGGAGGCCATTGATCCTGCGGGAAAGTTTCTGGCGGATTTCGAACCGGTTCATGAAACCGGTGTCTTCCGTGCTCACCTGAAACGTCATCAGCCCTACCGACTACGCATTCACTGGTCGGATGAGAGCATTCAGGAGAGCGAGGATCCTTACGCTTTCGGCCTGCGGCTGGGCGATCTTGATCTGCACCTGTTCAACGAAGGACGGCACTTCGAGCTTTATCGTCTTTTCGGTGCTCAGCCGGTTCATCATGAGGGTGTCAGTGGTGTTCATTTTGCCGTCTGGGCGCCCAACGCCCGGCGGGTTTCCGTAGTGGGCGATTTCAATGGCTGGGACGGCCGGCGTCATCCGATGCGCTATCACGCTACAGCAGGGGTCTGGGAGTTGTTCGTGCCCCGTCTGGGTGTTGGTGAGCTCTACAAGTTCGAGTTGATCGGTCGGAATGGGGGCCCGCCGGAGCTGCGAGCCGATCCCATGGCTCGCTTCTGCGAGCAGGCGCCGGGCAGTGCTTCGATCGTGGTCGATAATGCGCCGCTGACCTGGCAGGACGCTCACTGGTTGCAGCGTCGCCGCGAAATGGACTGGCACCATGCACCGCTTTCCATTTATGAGCTGCATGTCGGTTCCTGGCGGCGTGGCGAGCACGGTGAGGTGTTGGACTGGGATAAACTGGCAGCACGACTGATTCCCTGGGTAGCCGATCTGGGCTTTACCCATGTCGAGCTCTTGCCCATTACCGAACATCCCTTCGGCGGCTCCTGGGGCTATCAGCCACTGGGCATGTTTGCCCCCAGCTCGCGCTATGGGTCACCGGCGGCTTTCGCCCGCTTTGTCGATGCCTGTCACAACGCAGGTCTGGGCGTGATTCTCGACTGGGTACCCGCGCATTTTCCTGCGGATGCTCATGGTCTGGCGCAATTTGACGGTACGGCGCTTTATGAATACGCCGACCCGCGCGAAGGTGTTCATCGTGACTGGAATACGCTGATCTACAACTTCGGACGCCATGAGGTGCGCGGTTTTCTGATTGCCAGCGCCCTGTACTGGATCGAACGTTTTCATATCGATGGCCTGCGGGTCGATGCCGTCGCCTCGATGCTTTATCGCGATTACAGCCGTCCCGACGGCGAATGGGTGCCCAATGTTCATGGCGGCCGTGAAAACCTCGAGGCGGTCGCTTTCCTGCGCGAACTCAACAAGGTCATTGGCGAGCGCTGCAGTGGTGTCATGACCATTGCCGAAGAGTCCACGGCATGGCCGGGAGTGACGGCTCCGGTAGCAGTGGGCGGGCTTGGTTTTACCTTCAAGTGGAACATGGGCTGGATGCACGACACCCTGCACTATGTCAGCCGTGATCCGCTCTATCGCCGCTACCACCATCACGATATTGCCTTCGGGCTGCATTATGCCTTCTCCGAGCACTACGTACTGCCGCTTTCCCACGATGAGGTGGTGCATGGCAAAGGCGCCCTGCTGACGAAGATGCCTGGTGACGAGTGGCAGCAATTCGCCGGATTGCGCGCCTACCTGGCTTTCATGTGGGCCCATCCCGGCAAGAAGCTCCTGTTCATGGGGGCCGAAATCGGTCAGCGCCACGAGTGGCAGCACGATAGTGAGCTCGACTGGTATCGCCTCGATGAGCAGGGGCCGCGCGGCCTGGCACGGGCTCTGGCTGATCTCAATCGTATCTATAACGAAGAACCTGCGCTGCATGTGGGAGATGGCAATCCCGAGAGCTTCACCTGGGTGGTCAGCGATGACGCGGATAACAGCGTGTTTGCCTTTCTGCGTTCGGGCGAGGCAGGTACGGCGCCGCTGCTGGTAATTGTCAACTTCACGCCCTGTGCCCGCTACAACTATCGCGTCGGTGTGCCGGCGCTGAGTTCGTGGTGGGAAATCTTCAACAGCGACAGTCGTTTTTATGCCGGCTCGGATCTCGGCAATGGCAGTGCGCTGCACGCCCGGCCGACCCCCAGCCACGGCTACACGGCTTCGCTCGAGCTGACCCTGCCCCCGCTGGGAACGCTCTATCTGCGTCAGGGAGACTGGCCGATATGA
- the glgA gene encoding glycogen synthase GlgA, translating into MVVLASRNTAENLSEIQAGNDAERRDPGDRSPGSRVLFVTSEIADFVKVGGLGDVSAALPRALQVHHDVRVLVPGYPQVTQSEWPIEVVAELPGLMDIPPCQLGRIELTEGLIVYTLLCPELYDRAGSPYLDPEGRDWSDNDIRFARLSLAAAQLCVGYPRHETTALEWQADLLHLHDWQAGLAAGYLRWNHVDTPCVYTIHNLAYQGLFPRHHAARLGVPESAFDEGKVEFFDQLSFMKAGLVYSDHITTVSTTYAREITTPAFGCGLDGLLATLAEEGRLTGIVNGIDDSWNPRTDTYLARSFATSDWAGKRANTEYVRRSFRLAVSHGPLFAVVSRLVHQKGLDLTIAVAESIVRAGGQIVVIGCGEPPIENALRNLAARFPGAIGVSIGFSEREARCLFAGSDFLLMPSRFEPCGLSQMYAQRFGSLPIAHRTGGLADTIEDGVTGFLFDEMSPDGFQEAIRRAFRVFGATDLFYAMRRAAMAIHYQWRLSVRPYADLYSNLVAPNESVARLGRRA; encoded by the coding sequence ATGGTAGTTCTGGCGTCGCGAAATACTGCTGAAAACCTGTCCGAAATCCAGGCCGGCAATGATGCCGAGCGCCGTGATCCAGGCGATCGATCACCCGGGTCACGTGTCCTGTTTGTGACCTCTGAAATTGCCGATTTTGTCAAGGTCGGCGGCCTGGGTGATGTCTCGGCGGCATTGCCTCGAGCCTTGCAGGTCCATCACGATGTTCGAGTACTGGTGCCCGGTTATCCGCAGGTGACTCAGAGCGAATGGCCGATCGAGGTCGTTGCCGAGCTGCCCGGGCTGATGGATATACCTCCTTGCCAGCTGGGGCGAATCGAACTCACCGAAGGGTTGATCGTTTACACCCTCCTGTGCCCGGAACTCTACGATCGGGCAGGCTCTCCCTATCTCGACCCGGAAGGGCGCGACTGGAGCGATAATGACATTCGCTTCGCCAGACTGTCGCTGGCCGCCGCCCAGCTATGTGTCGGCTATCCTCGACATGAGACAACGGCACTGGAGTGGCAGGCCGATCTACTGCATCTACACGACTGGCAGGCGGGTCTGGCAGCTGGCTATCTGCGCTGGAATCATGTTGATACGCCCTGTGTCTATACCATTCACAATCTTGCCTATCAGGGGCTGTTTCCGCGTCATCATGCCGCCAGACTGGGCGTGCCGGAATCGGCGTTTGATGAGGGAAAGGTCGAGTTCTTTGATCAGCTTTCATTCATGAAGGCCGGGCTGGTCTACAGCGATCACATCACTACTGTCAGTACCACCTACGCTCGTGAAATCACGACGCCCGCATTCGGTTGCGGCCTTGATGGTCTGCTCGCCACGCTGGCAGAGGAAGGCCGCCTGACCGGCATCGTCAACGGTATCGATGACAGCTGGAACCCGCGTACCGATACCTACCTGGCCCGCTCGTTTGCGACCAGTGACTGGGCCGGTAAACGGGCCAATACCGAATACGTCAGACGCAGTTTCCGGCTCGCCGTCAGCCATGGGCCGCTGTTTGCCGTGGTCTCCCGTCTGGTGCATCAGAAGGGGCTGGATCTGACCATTGCCGTGGCAGAATCGATCGTGCGGGCTGGCGGTCAGATCGTAGTGATTGGCTGTGGTGAACCGCCGATCGAGAATGCACTGCGCAATCTGGCTGCACGCTTTCCCGGTGCGATCGGCGTCAGCATCGGCTTTAGCGAACGCGAGGCACGCTGTCTGTTTGCCGGTAGCGATTTCCTGTTGATGCCGTCGCGTTTCGAACCCTGTGGCCTTTCCCAGATGTATGCACAGCGTTTCGGCTCACTGCCGATTGCGCATCGCACCGGGGGGCTGGCAGATACCATCGAGGATGGGGTTACCGGCTTTCTGTTCGACGAAATGAGCCCCGATGGTTTCCAGGAGGCCATACGGCGAGCTTTCCGCGTCTTCGGGGCCACTGATCTGTTCTATGCCATGCGTCGTGCAGCCATGGCCATTCACTATCAGTGGCGGCTTTCGGTGCGTCCATATGCGGATCTCTATTCGAACCTGGTGGCACCGAATGAGTCTGTCGCTCGGTTGGGCAGGCGTGCATGA